ACAGACAGCATTTAGAAACGGTTTTCAACCATTCCAACCAAACCCTTATTTTAACCGATAAGAAAACCCCATCTAATGGTTCTAAAACTCTAAAATCTGTTAAGGGTATACAAGATATGCTTTCTGCTTTCTACTATTTAAGGAGTAGAGATAATTCTGCATTAAAAGTAGGAACAAGCATAAAAATGAATGTATGGATTGATGATGAGATGTTCCCTTTCCAGTTGAGAATTGTGGGTGTAGAAACCAAAAGAACCAAATTTGGCAAGGTAGAATGTCTTAAAATTATCCCTTCAGTAATGAGTGGAAGGGTATTTAAAGACCAAGAAGGAGTAACAATGTGGGTAACAAACGATGCTAATCATATCCCCGTGGAACTAAAAGCGGAGCTTGCGGTAGGTTCTTTAAAAGCAAGTCTAGACGACTACAAAAACGTAAAGTATAATATCAATTTTAAATAATTGATAGGCTAAATTCATTTATAAAAGCAATGTCAGAGATTAAAAATAAAGTCGCAGAAAGCGGATTAGTTAATTTTGATTTATCTTCTTTAGTACCTAAAGGGAAAAGGTTAGGGATAGATTTGAAGCCATTTTTATTCCAAGAGTTGGTTCTCAAAGAAAAAGATTTCAGAGAAAAAGTGAAGGGGCTAGAGTTAGATTCATATAAAGATGCTTATGTTTACATCTATAACTCTGCGGAAGCCATTGTCCCTTTGTGGGCTTATTTTTTAATTGCATCTCAATTATCTGGAATTGCTAAGAAAGTAATTTATGGTGATAAAGATGAGTTAGAGCTACTCATTATGCATCAAGCTCTAAATGATTATGATTTTTCTAATCTAAAAGATAAAAGAGTTTTAGTAAAAGGTTGTACAGACGAAAACATTCCAGAAAACGCTTATA
The genomic region above belongs to Riemerella anatipestifer and contains:
- a CDS encoding DUF3108 domain-containing protein, encoding MKKILYLMTLVISASLWSQITNIKSGETLTYRIHYGILNAGYATLNIKETTYKGEPHYYVKGTGKTTGAVRAFFKVEDLYESYINISTALPSFYVRNVQEGSYRQHLETVFNHSNQTLILTDKKTPSNGSKTLKSVKGIQDMLSAFYYLRSRDNSALKVGTSIKMNVWIDDEMFPFQLRIVGVETKRTKFGKVECLKIIPSVMSGRVFKDQEGVTMWVTNDANHIPVELKAELAVGSLKASLDDYKNVKYNINFK
- a CDS encoding DUF2480 family protein; the protein is MSEIKNKVAESGLVNFDLSSLVPKGKRLGIDLKPFLFQELVLKEKDFREKVKGLELDSYKDAYVYIYNSAEAIVPLWAYFLIASQLSGIAKKVIYGDKDELELLIMHQALNDYDFSNLKDKRVLVKGCTDENIPENAYIELVEKLKPIVKSLMFGEACSNVPIFKN